The following are encoded in a window of Pseudomonas sp. JQ170C genomic DNA:
- a CDS encoding AI-2E family transporter, producing MFKVLRDWMQRYFSDEEAVVLAVLLFLAFTAVLTLGGMLAPVLAGMVLAFLMQGLVNALERLRVPTRYAVGLVFTLFMGALGVFLLVLVPLLWHQVITLLNELPGMLGKWQSLLLLLPERYPHLVSDEQVLRAIEAMRGEIGKFGQWALTFSLSSLPLLVNIMIYLVLVPILVFFFLKDRELIARWVSGYLPRERALMTRVAEEMNRQIANYIRGKGIEILICGVATYIAFITLGLNYAALLALLVGLSVVVPYVGAVVVTVPVTLIALFQWGWGDQFIYLMAVYAIIQALDGNVLVPLLFSEAVSLHPVAIICAVLLFGGLWGFWGIFFAIPLATLFKAVLDAWPRQEPVVAPLL from the coding sequence ATGTTCAAGGTGCTTCGCGACTGGATGCAACGCTACTTCTCTGACGAAGAAGCAGTGGTGCTGGCGGTCTTGCTGTTTCTGGCGTTCACCGCCGTCCTGACCCTGGGCGGCATGCTGGCACCGGTGCTGGCCGGCATGGTCCTGGCGTTTCTCATGCAGGGCCTGGTCAATGCCCTGGAGCGCCTGCGGGTACCGACCCGCTACGCTGTCGGCCTGGTCTTCACCCTGTTCATGGGGGCGCTTGGGGTTTTCCTGCTGGTGCTGGTACCGCTGCTCTGGCACCAGGTGATCACCTTGTTGAACGAGTTGCCGGGCATGCTGGGAAAATGGCAGTCGCTGTTGTTGCTGCTCCCTGAGCGCTACCCGCACCTGGTGTCGGATGAACAGGTGCTGCGGGCCATCGAGGCCATGCGCGGGGAGATCGGCAAGTTCGGCCAGTGGGCGTTGACCTTCTCGCTGTCCAGCCTGCCGTTGCTGGTCAACATCATGATCTACCTGGTGCTGGTGCCGATCCTGGTGTTCTTCTTCCTCAAGGACCGTGAACTGATCGCCCGCTGGGTGAGTGGCTACCTGCCACGTGAGCGTGCCTTGATGACCCGGGTGGCCGAAGAAATGAATCGCCAGATCGCCAACTACATCCGTGGCAAGGGCATCGAGATTCTGATTTGCGGCGTAGCCACCTACATCGCCTTCATCACCCTGGGGCTGAACTATGCAGCGCTGTTGGCCTTGCTGGTGGGGCTGTCGGTGGTGGTGCCGTATGTCGGCGCGGTGGTGGTGACCGTGCCGGTAACCCTGATTGCCTTGTTCCAGTGGGGCTGGGGCGACCAGTTCATCTACTTGATGGCGGTGTACGCAATCATCCAGGCGCTGGACGGCAACGTGCTGGTACCGCTGCTGTTCTCCGAGGCGGTGAGCCTGCACCCGGTGGCAATCATCTGTGCGGTGTTGTTGTTTGGCGGGTTGTGGGGGTTCTGGGGAATCTTCTTTGCGATTCCGCTGGCGACCTTGTTCAAGGCCGTGCTGGATGCCTGGCCACGGCAGGAGCCGGTGGTGGCGCCGTTGCTTTGA
- a CDS encoding glycine cleavage system protein R, which translates to MSTPTVREQFLVISALGANPMELTNILCRASNDNRCSVVTSRLTRHGECSALVLQVAGSWDALARFEAALPGLAKKHTFTVNVVRSAELEVRPLALPYVAYVSAAYRPDIINELCQFFIDHHVELENLTCDTYQAPQTGGTMLNATFTVTLPAGTQISWLRDQFLDFADALNLDALIEPWRPQNPL; encoded by the coding sequence ATGTCCACCCCCACCGTTCGCGAACAATTCCTTGTCATCAGTGCCCTGGGCGCCAATCCCATGGAGCTGACCAACATTCTGTGCCGGGCCAGCAACGATAATCGCTGCTCGGTCGTGACCTCGCGCCTGACCCGTCACGGCGAGTGCAGTGCCCTGGTCTTGCAGGTTGCCGGCAGCTGGGATGCCCTGGCGCGTTTCGAGGCCGCTCTGCCGGGCCTGGCCAAGAAACACACCTTCACCGTGAATGTGGTCCGCAGCGCCGAACTTGAAGTGCGCCCGCTAGCCCTGCCGTACGTGGCCTATGTCAGCGCCGCCTATCGCCCGGACATCATCAACGAGCTGTGCCAGTTCTTCATCGACCACCACGTGGAACTCGAGAACCTGACCTGCGACACTTACCAGGCGCCACAGACCGGCGGCACCATGCTCAACGCCACCTTCACCGTGACCTTGCCGGCCGGCACCCAGATCAGCTGGCTGCGCGACCAGTTCCTGGACTTCGCCGACGCCCTGAACCTGGACGCGCTGATCGAACCTTGGCGTCCACAAAACCCACTGTAA
- the bamC gene encoding outer membrane protein assembly factor BamC has product MKRLAGLSALALIISSTSGCGWLWGEEGYFRDRGSDYLEATQKAPMQLPPDVANVKRLDPLLPIPRNVADDNVKGEFEVPRPQPLSAGADISDFSLQKSGSARWVLAQRSPAEVWPVARQFFEDNGFRIAEERPQTGEFNTTWQRFDELSASMAKRLGSASSSSDNEVRTRVRIEPGVQRNTSEVYIVTVERPAGSTAEQAFPDRSNNAGVDAILVDEMLASMTRSAEKGGSVSLLAARDFDAPSRVSLSEDGSGNPVLNLGSDLDRAWSSVGRALEQGEWRVEDINRSLGLYYINLAETAETKDQEPGFFSRLFGSAPSKEEREARAERYQVRLSKVGDSVQVTVEKNINTVAPADVARRVLSVIQDNLG; this is encoded by the coding sequence ATGAAGCGATTGGCTGGTCTTTCCGCCCTTGCCTTGATCATCTCCAGCACCAGTGGTTGTGGCTGGTTGTGGGGCGAAGAGGGTTACTTCCGTGACCGTGGCAGCGACTATCTGGAGGCCACTCAGAAGGCGCCGATGCAACTGCCACCTGACGTTGCCAACGTCAAGCGCCTGGACCCGCTGCTGCCGATCCCGCGTAACGTCGCCGACGACAACGTCAAAGGCGAGTTTGAAGTGCCACGTCCGCAGCCGCTGAGCGCCGGTGCCGATATCAGCGACTTCAGCCTGCAGAAGAGCGGCAGTGCCCGTTGGGTCCTGGCCCAGCGCTCGCCAGCCGAAGTCTGGCCGGTGGCCCGGCAGTTCTTTGAAGACAACGGTTTCCGTATTGCCGAAGAGCGTCCGCAAACCGGTGAGTTCAACACCACCTGGCAGCGCTTCGACGAGCTCTCCGCCTCCATGGCCAAGCGCCTGGGCAGTGCCTCGAGCAGCAGCGACAACGAAGTGCGTACCCGTGTGCGTATCGAGCCGGGCGTACAGCGCAACACCAGTGAAGTCTACATCGTGACCGTCGAGCGTCCGGCCGGCAGTACTGCCGAGCAAGCGTTCCCGGATCGCTCCAACAACGCCGGTGTCGACGCCATCCTGGTCGACGAAATGCTCGCCAGCATGACCCGCAGCGCCGAGAAGGGCGGTTCGGTGTCCCTGCTCGCGGCTCGCGACTTCGATGCCCCGAGCCGCGTCAGCCTGAGCGAAGACGGCAGCGGCAACCCGGTGCTTAACCTGGGCTCCGACCTCGACCGCGCCTGGTCGAGCGTAGGTCGTGCCCTGGAGCAGGGCGAGTGGCGTGTCGAAGACATCAACCGCAGCCTGGGCCTGTACTACATCAACCTGGCCGAAACAGCCGAGACCAAGGACCAGGAGCCTGGCTTCTTCAGTCGCCTGTTCGGCAGTGCGCCGAGTAAGGAAGAGCGTGAAGCCCGTGCCGAGCGTTATCAGGTTCGCCTGAGCAAGGTCGGTGACAGCGTCCAGGTGACCGTCGAGAAGAACATCAACACCGTGGCCCCGGCTGACGTCGCTCGCCGCGTGCTGAGCGTGATTCAGGACAACCTGGGTTAA
- the dapA gene encoding 4-hydroxy-tetrahydrodipicolinate synthase: MIAGSMVALVTPMDAQGRLDWDSLSKLVDFHLKNGTHAIVAVGTTGESATLDVDEHIEVIKAVVKQVDGRIPVIAGTGANSTSEAVHLTQNAKDAGADACLLVVPYYNKPTQEGLYQHFKHIAEAVDIPQILYNVPGRTSCDMQAETVIRLSTVPNIIGIKEATGDLKRAKAILDGVSKDFIVLSGDDPTAVELILMGGKGNISVTANVAPREMADLCEAALEGDAEKARAINEKLMPLHKDLFVEANPIPVKWALVEMGLMHKGIRLPLTWLSESCHDTVRQAMRQCGLQF; encoded by the coding sequence ATGATTGCGGGCAGTATGGTGGCATTGGTCACACCCATGGATGCACAAGGGCGTCTGGACTGGGACAGCCTCAGCAAACTCGTGGACTTCCACCTGAAAAACGGCACCCATGCCATCGTTGCGGTCGGTACCACCGGCGAGTCGGCAACCCTGGATGTCGATGAGCACATTGAAGTCATCAAGGCCGTGGTCAAGCAGGTCGATGGGCGTATCCCGGTGATCGCCGGTACCGGTGCCAACTCCACCAGCGAAGCGGTGCACCTGACCCAGAACGCCAAGGACGCCGGCGCCGATGCCTGCCTGCTGGTTGTCCCGTACTACAACAAGCCGACTCAGGAAGGCCTGTACCAGCACTTCAAGCACATTGCCGAAGCCGTCGACATCCCGCAGATCCTCTATAACGTACCCGGCCGCACCTCCTGCGACATGCAGGCCGAGACCGTGATCCGCCTGTCCACCGTGCCGAACATCATCGGCATCAAGGAAGCCACCGGCGACCTGAAACGCGCCAAGGCCATCCTCGACGGCGTGAGCAAGGACTTCATCGTACTGTCCGGCGATGATCCGACTGCCGTTGAACTGATCCTGATGGGCGGTAAAGGCAACATCTCCGTCACCGCCAACGTCGCTCCGCGCGAAATGGCCGACCTGTGCGAAGCCGCGCTTGAAGGCGATGCCGAAAAAGCCCGCGCAATCAACGAAAAACTCATGCCCCTGCACAAAGACCTGTTCGTCGAAGCCAACCCGATTCCGGTGAAGTGGGCTTTGGTTGAAATGGGCCTGATGCACAAGGGCATCCGCCTGCCGCTGACCTGGCTGAGCGAATCCTGTCACGATACGGTACGCCAGGCCATGCGCCAGTGCGGCCTGCAGTTTTAA
- a CDS encoding MBL fold metallo-hydrolase, producing MRFAVLGSGSQGNGTLIASDNTLVLVDCGFSLRETERRLALLGVSAQQLSAVLVTHEHADHVHGVGLLARRYNVPVYLSRGSLRGMRKPVEAAGFLAANDTLQIGGLTIRAVGVTHDALEPLQYVFDDGSRRFGVLTDLGSYDCALLDSYQGLDALMIEANHCRDLLGRGPYPMFLKQRVGGDYGHLNNHQAARLVSELGWQNLQHLVLAHLSSKNNQPQLARQCFVDTLGCDPDWLQVANQDCGLDWREIA from the coding sequence GTGCGCTTCGCCGTACTTGGAAGTGGAAGCCAGGGAAATGGCACGCTGATCGCCAGTGACAATACCCTTGTCCTGGTCGATTGCGGCTTTTCCCTGCGTGAAACCGAGCGGCGCCTGGCGCTGCTCGGCGTTTCTGCGCAGCAATTGAGTGCCGTACTGGTCACCCACGAACATGCCGACCACGTGCATGGGGTCGGGTTGCTGGCGCGGCGCTACAATGTACCGGTCTATCTCAGCCGCGGCTCCTTGCGCGGTATGCGCAAGCCGGTCGAGGCAGCGGGATTTCTGGCGGCAAACGACACACTGCAGATCGGTGGCTTGACCATCAGGGCCGTCGGGGTTACCCACGACGCGCTGGAGCCGCTGCAGTATGTGTTTGACGACGGTAGCCGGCGCTTTGGCGTGCTGACAGACCTTGGCTCCTATGATTGCGCCTTGCTCGACAGCTACCAGGGCCTGGATGCCTTGATGATCGAAGCCAATCACTGTCGCGACCTGCTCGGACGCGGGCCTTACCCGATGTTTCTAAAGCAGCGGGTCGGCGGCGACTACGGACATTTGAATAACCACCAGGCCGCGCGCCTGGTGTCGGAGCTGGGCTGGCAGAACCTGCAACATCTGGTGCTGGCCCACCTCAGCAGCAAGAACAACCAGCCACAGCTGGCCCGGCAATGTTTCGTCGACACCCTCGGGTGCGACCCGGACTGGCTGCAAGTGGCCAACCAGGATTGCGGGCTCGACTGGCGCGAAATCGCCTAG
- a CDS encoding peroxiredoxin — protein sequence MAVELDQPVADFQAQATSGQSVSLANLAGKQVVLYFYPKDSTPGCTTEGQGFRDQYAAFQAANTEVFGVSRDGIKSHENFKAKQAFPFELISDKDEALCQLFDVIKLKKLYGKEYLGVDRSTFLIDKNGVLRKAWRGVKVPGHVDAVLAEAQALNEK from the coding sequence ATGGCCGTAGAACTCGACCAACCCGTCGCCGATTTCCAGGCCCAGGCCACCAGTGGCCAGAGCGTCAGCCTGGCGAACCTTGCGGGCAAGCAAGTGGTGCTCTACTTCTACCCCAAGGACAGCACCCCGGGCTGCACCACCGAAGGCCAGGGTTTCCGTGACCAGTACGCAGCGTTCCAGGCGGCCAACACCGAGGTGTTCGGCGTGTCCCGCGACGGCATCAAGTCACACGAGAACTTCAAGGCCAAGCAGGCCTTCCCCTTCGAGCTGATCAGCGACAAGGACGAGGCTCTGTGCCAGCTGTTCGACGTCATCAAGCTGAAGAAGCTGTACGGCAAGGAATACCTGGGCGTGGACCGCAGCACCTTCCTGATCGACAAGAATGGTGTGCTGCGCAAGGCGTGGCGCGGCGTGAAGGTGCCGGGGCATGTGGATGCCGTGCTGGCTGAAGCTCAAGCACTGAACGAAAAGTAA